The following proteins are co-located in the Desulfonatronum thiodismutans genome:
- a CDS encoding cache domain-containing protein, with translation MKTYSYKKVFQVVVVAILLLSGAVVGYVWIKREHQYQLETMQRIHEDHVALRKAEVRAIVEQLVDEIAFHQAEVEDRLKRNILEKVRVAIDIATAIHARESGARDEAEVRQLIIDALMPLRFFNGRGYYWIHDTDHILVAHPFREGSIGGDDTDLVDSQGQLLIQSFVSAALSDSRGGFVDYYWSKPEIDERYHRELGRKKIAYLQLFEPYNWVIGVGEYVEDVEAQTQEAMIRRIAAVRFGEAGYIFNHDRHGVCLNHINEEVIGRNRWELLDASGMKLVQELDRVGRQPGGGFLEYVATIDPRTGAPAKKLSFVRSVDGWGWVMGAGVYFEDIEARLAEVQASMQQRLIVNILIAGIALGITAMLVLVVSQRMAAWFSRELNLIVSRGESGENAPVDLDALRIAELREIGAKSNMVLAQNAKIQAQLLQAQKMESVGILAGGVAHDFNNLLHVMRGNIELLARNPSIDPQGAARLKSVTTSLDRAARLVQQLLLFSRKVESGKEPVDLNQEVREAAQMLERTIPKMIALELRLDPAVRPISGDPVQVEQVLLNLANNAVDAMPDGGRLIIETSNVDLDANFVGGHPGATVGRHVLLTVTDTGCGMDEATLKQAFDPFFTTKEVGQGTGLGLASVYGVVKSHGGLIHCYSEPGQGTTFRVYLPAADSFEAGLDEPLQPKASLKTNMDGVNDARTVLVVDDESTIRELTQEALEDFGYVVLHAANGEEALAIYQEHGQTIDLVLLDLNMPGMGGHKCLQELLRLDPAVRVLISSGYSANGQARESLKSGAVGFIGKPYQLKELEAAVRGALGKE, from the coding sequence ATGAAAACATACAGCTACAAAAAAGTTTTTCAGGTCGTGGTCGTCGCCATCCTGCTGCTCTCCGGCGCGGTCGTGGGCTATGTCTGGATTAAGCGTGAGCACCAGTATCAGCTTGAGACGATGCAGCGCATCCACGAGGACCATGTCGCCCTGCGCAAGGCCGAGGTCCGGGCCATCGTCGAGCAACTGGTTGATGAAATCGCCTTTCATCAGGCCGAAGTTGAGGATCGGCTGAAGCGAAATATTCTCGAAAAGGTCCGCGTGGCCATTGACATCGCCACGGCGATCCATGCCCGGGAAAGCGGGGCGCGCGACGAGGCCGAGGTCAGGCAGCTGATCATCGACGCCTTGATGCCGTTGCGCTTTTTTAATGGCCGCGGCTACTATTGGATTCATGACACGGATCATATTCTCGTGGCCCATCCTTTTCGGGAAGGGTCCATCGGGGGGGACGACACCGATCTCGTGGACAGCCAGGGGCAATTGCTGATCCAGAGTTTCGTTTCCGCGGCTTTGTCCGATTCGCGGGGCGGGTTTGTCGACTACTACTGGAGCAAACCCGAGATCGACGAGCGCTACCACCGGGAACTGGGTCGGAAGAAAATCGCCTATCTTCAGTTGTTCGAGCCGTACAACTGGGTGATCGGCGTGGGAGAATACGTGGAGGATGTCGAAGCCCAAACCCAGGAGGCCATGATCAGGCGCATTGCCGCCGTTCGCTTCGGCGAGGCGGGATACATCTTCAATCACGACCGGCACGGGGTCTGCCTGAACCATATCAACGAGGAGGTGATCGGCCGGAACCGCTGGGAACTCCTGGATGCGTCCGGCATGAAATTGGTGCAGGAGCTGGATCGCGTCGGCCGACAGCCCGGCGGCGGGTTCCTGGAGTATGTGGCTACCATTGATCCGCGCACCGGCGCACCGGCCAAAAAGCTCAGCTTTGTCCGGTCAGTGGACGGCTGGGGCTGGGTCATGGGAGCGGGCGTGTACTTTGAGGATATCGAAGCGCGGCTGGCCGAAGTGCAGGCGAGCATGCAGCAACGTCTGATCGTCAATATCCTCATCGCCGGAATCGCTCTCGGCATTACGGCGATGCTGGTGCTGGTGGTCAGCCAACGCATGGCCGCCTGGTTCTCCCGTGAACTGAACCTGATCGTCTCCCGGGGCGAGAGCGGCGAGAATGCACCGGTGGATCTGGACGCGCTGCGCATTGCCGAGTTGCGGGAGATCGGCGCGAAATCAAACATGGTTCTGGCCCAGAATGCCAAGATTCAGGCCCAATTGCTTCAGGCCCAGAAGATGGAGTCCGTGGGCATTCTGGCCGGGGGGGTGGCCCATGACTTCAACAATCTGCTCCATGTGATGCGCGGCAATATCGAATTGCTGGCCCGAAATCCATCCATCGATCCCCAGGGAGCGGCCCGGTTGAAATCCGTCACCACGTCCCTGGACCGGGCGGCCAGGCTGGTCCAGCAACTTCTGCTGTTCAGCCGGAAGGTTGAATCCGGCAAGGAGCCGGTGGATCTGAACCAGGAAGTGCGCGAGGCGGCCCAGATGCTGGAGCGGACCATTCCCAAGATGATCGCCTTGGAATTGCGCCTCGATCCGGCGGTTCGTCCGATATCCGGCGATCCGGTGCAGGTGGAACAGGTCCTGCTCAACCTGGCCAACAATGCCGTGGACGCCATGCCCGACGGGGGCCGGTTGATCATCGAAACCAGTAATGTGGACCTGGACGCGAATTTTGTCGGCGGCCATCCCGGAGCGACCGTTGGGCGTCACGTGCTCCTGACCGTCACCGACACGGGGTGCGGCATGGACGAGGCAACGCTCAAGCAGGCTTTCGACCCCTTCTTCACCACCAAGGAAGTGGGACAGGGCACCGGCCTGGGGCTGGCCTCGGTCTACGGCGTCGTCAAGAGCCATGGCGGCCTCATCCACTGTTACAGCGAACCCGGCCAAGGCACGACGTTCCGGGTTTATCTGCCGGCAGCCGATTCCTTCGAGGCAGGACTGGATGAACCCCTCCAACCCAAGGCCTCGCTCAAGACCAACATGGACGGTGTGAACGACGCCAGAACCGTCCTGGTGGTGGACGACGAGTCGACAATCCGGGAGCTGACTCAGGAGGCCTTGGAAGACTTCGGCTATGTCGTGCTTCACGCGGCCAATGGGGAAGAAGCCCTGGCCATCTACCAGGAGCACGGCCAAACCATCGACCTGGTCCTGCTGGACCTGAACATGCCCGGCATGGGCGGCCACAAATGCCTCCAGGAACTG
- a CDS encoding sensor histidine kinase has product MIRVFNGVLVAICCWLAMPPTVQAAAQHKQVLMVTSYHHGDAWNDGIVQGVRDVLGGLAHVNLTIEHLDMRRNAGEKYQQWVSCFLGHKYRRKPQDLVIVSDDEALDFLIRVRDELFPRVPVVFTGINSFTPERIAGQFNITGVNEEISIARNLELGLRLFPGTSQVFAMVDDHSPMGRANLERYRAEVERFAPRVAMEELFNLSAREATKVLRSLPRDSLVLRLNNFLDERGGFLSVTESMHIISRESSAPVLSFWDFDMGQGALGGFLVSAREQGRAAGELAIRILSGQHPDYLPVVMESPNVLMFDYQQMRRFGVKTADLPAEAVLTNLPETFYARHKALIWPVTAVIAFLGVCIAALVGVLVVRRKGEERLRESEEKFRRLADSARIMIAIVADSKGGSFLYVNNEWEQVTGYGKEESEALKPIELVHPDMRHEVLVHAAKRERGGNAPNNYELKIITKDGRSRILDFSSTILSFGERKAFLTTGIDITNRKQAEQALFLAKEQAEVANQAKSAFLANMSHEIRTPLNGILGMMQLLKTTDLDPDQSKYVQLTVTSANRLTRLLSDILDLSRVEAGMMELHEAEFEVSELGQSVTDLFTVMARDKGLELLCDIDPVIPAKLIGDEARCRQVLFNLVGNALKFTDSGSVQLRLTPLSAAKGGDIRLMFSVSDTGIGIPNEKLVDLFKPFVQADGSYTRSYQGAGLGLAIVRRLVELMNGNIHVESMVDQGTTVHVVLPFKVPKSR; this is encoded by the coding sequence ATGATCCGTGTCTTTAACGGCGTTCTTGTGGCGATCTGCTGCTGGTTGGCGATGCCGCCGACAGTCCAGGCCGCCGCACAGCACAAGCAGGTGTTGATGGTCACCTCCTACCATCATGGAGATGCCTGGAACGACGGTATTGTCCAGGGTGTTCGGGATGTGTTGGGGGGCTTGGCGCATGTGAACCTGACCATCGAGCATCTGGATATGCGCCGCAACGCGGGCGAGAAGTATCAACAGTGGGTGAGCTGCTTTCTCGGGCATAAGTATCGGAGAAAACCCCAGGATCTGGTCATTGTCTCGGATGACGAGGCCCTGGATTTTCTCATCCGGGTCCGCGACGAGTTGTTCCCCCGCGTACCCGTGGTCTTCACCGGGATCAACAGCTTTACCCCGGAGCGCATTGCCGGTCAGTTCAATATCACCGGAGTCAATGAGGAAATCAGTATTGCCCGGAACCTGGAGTTGGGGCTGCGGCTCTTTCCCGGAACCAGTCAGGTTTTTGCCATGGTGGATGACCATTCGCCCATGGGACGGGCCAACCTGGAGCGGTACAGGGCGGAGGTGGAACGGTTCGCCCCTCGGGTGGCCATGGAAGAATTGTTTAATCTGTCTGCCCGTGAGGCCACGAAGGTGCTGCGGTCCTTGCCCAGGGACAGCCTTGTTCTACGGTTGAACAATTTCCTGGATGAGCGAGGCGGCTTTCTTTCGGTGACGGAAAGCATGCACATTATTTCACGGGAGTCTTCGGCTCCAGTGCTGTCTTTTTGGGATTTTGACATGGGGCAGGGCGCCTTGGGTGGATTTCTGGTCAGTGCGCGGGAGCAGGGCCGCGCTGCCGGGGAGTTGGCGATTCGAATTCTCTCGGGCCAGCACCCGGACTACCTTCCGGTGGTCATGGAGAGCCCCAACGTGCTTATGTTCGATTATCAGCAGATGCGACGCTTCGGCGTAAAGACCGCGGACCTGCCCGCCGAAGCCGTGTTGACCAACCTGCCCGAGACCTTCTATGCCCGACACAAGGCACTGATCTGGCCCGTGACGGCGGTGATCGCCTTTTTGGGCGTGTGCATCGCCGCGCTGGTGGGGGTGTTGGTGGTCCGTAGAAAGGGTGAGGAACGGCTGCGGGAGAGCGAGGAAAAATTTCGTCGCCTGGCAGATTCCGCCCGGATCATGATTGCCATTGTTGCCGATTCTAAAGGCGGGTCCTTTCTGTACGTGAACAACGAATGGGAACAGGTCACCGGCTACGGCAAGGAAGAGTCTGAGGCTCTGAAACCCATTGAATTAGTGCACCCCGATATGCGCCACGAGGTATTAGTGCATGCGGCGAAACGAGAGCGCGGCGGCAACGCCCCTAATAACTATGAACTGAAGATCATCACAAAAGACGGACGATCGAGAATTTTGGACTTTTCCTCCACAATCCTCTCCTTCGGAGAAAGAAAAGCCTTTTTAACCACAGGAATAGACATCACCAACCGCAAGCAAGCTGAACAGGCTCTGTTCCTGGCCAAGGAGCAGGCCGAGGTCGCCAACCAGGCCAAGTCCGCGTTCCTGGCCAATATGTCCCACGAAATCCGCACCCCGCTGAACGGGATTTTGGGCATGATGCAGCTTCTGAAAACCACGGACCTGGATCCCGATCAAAGCAAGTACGTCCAACTGACCGTCACTTCGGCCAACCGATTGACACGCCTGCTCTCGGACATCCTGGACCTCTCCCGGGTCGAGGCGGGAATGATGGAACTGCATGAAGCCGAATTCGAAGTCAGCGAGCTTGGCCAGTCGGTCACGGATTTGTTTACGGTCATGGCCAGGGACAAGGGGCTTGAGCTGCTGTGCGACATCGACCCGGTAATCCCCGCCAAGCTGATCGGTGACGAGGCCCGGTGTCGGCAGGTGTTGTTCAACCTTGTGGGCAATGCCTTGAAATTCACGGACAGCGGCTCCGTGCAGCTCCGGCTGACGCCTCTCTCTGCGGCCAAAGGGGGCGATATAAGGTTAATGTTTTCGGTCTCGGACACGGGTATCGGTATTCCGAACGAGAAGCTGGTGGATCTGTTTAAGCCTTTTGTTCAGGCGGACGGCTCCTACACCCGTTCGTATCAGGGCGCGGGGCTGGGGTTGGCCATCGTGCGCCGGTTGGTGGAGCTGATGAACGGGAATATCCATGTTGAAAGCATGGTCGACCAGGGAACCACGGTGCATGTGGTTCTGCCCTTCAAGGTGCCGAAGAGCCGGTGA